GAAGTATGGAAACAGCGTAATCATATCGTTCATGACTATTTTAAAGAACGGATTCACGAAACATTCAGTCCTGCCGGACGGTCGCGGATGATCCGGGAGCTAACGGCCTTTAAGGATCAAGCCCAAGCTCTGGAACAGAAGCTACAGGGCTACTCCAGAGAAATGTATGTCAAATTAGGATTAGAAGCAGATAAAGAAGGCCCCCTGTTTTAATTGTATTTTTATGAAACAATTTCCATGAACCTTGCGTCAGAGATTATAGGAGGTGTAAGTTATGACAAAAACTACAAAAATAATATCAGCTTTACTCATCACATCTTCGCTTCTTGGCGCAGGGGCTGCCTCAGCATCGGCGTTCTCAGATATCGAGGATAGTGGAAACCAAGCTATTGTGAAATCTCTGCAGGATAAAGGAATCATTCAGGGCATAACCACTGATAAGTTTGCTCCACAAAAAACGATTACGTCAGCCCAGGCTGTTCAAATGGTCGTAAAGGCCACAGGGCTTAAAGAGTTACCCAATTTCAGCGGAAAATCATTCAGCAGCGTTCCGGACGGCGCATGGTATGCGGATGCCGTTAATATTGCCGCCCAGCACGGTCTACCGGTTTCGGCTGATACGAAGTGGAACGAGCCGATGGCCCGTGAGGATTTTGCAAATCTGCTTGCGACTGCGGTTCAGAAGACGGGTAACTATCCTGTTATTATGATGTACATCAATATTGCGGACGAAAGTCAGATGAAAGAAGAGA
Above is a window of Paenibacillus uliginis N3/975 DNA encoding:
- a CDS encoding S-layer homology domain-containing protein, which codes for MTKTTKIISALLITSSLLGAGAASASAFSDIEDSGNQAIVKSLQDKGIIQGITTDKFAPQKTITSAQAVQMVVKATGLKELPNFSGKSFSSVPDGAWYADAVNIAAQHGLPVSADTKWNEPMAREDFANLLATAVQKTGNYPVIMMYINIADESQMKEENRGAVQFLLLTKIAELDKGGKFHPQQKLTRMEAAKLTHAAMQFIKDHKQDNVGKVEQDGDDISTQIVKVNDKVNKVVITKDNLPNPGYGIAVTSIDFISDKQAIVYYKVVQPDPNKMYPQVISKSSAEVYVSSQYDIKVKGVSMRNL